ACATCGCCGGAACCACCGGTCCCGTTACAGACCCCACCCGGGTAACGGGGCCTGTGCAGGGCGCGCCAGAACTATTGCTCGCGGCCGAACCGGGCAAGAAGTTCGGTCTCTGCTCCGGCGCCGGGTGGAGTCTCGGCGCGTGGTCCGATGACCTTGATGCGGTGGTAGAGTTCCTCTGTTTCGTATGTGTACCAGGGCAGTAGTATCTCGACGATGTCTGGATCAAGGGCATCGTCGGTGCCTAGCGCTCTGGCTAGGTCCCAGGCGTGCACCAGGTGATCGGCCGAGAGTTGCAGGGCGTACTCCGAGCCGGGGCGGTCACCGAACGACAAGTGCACTGTCCGCTCCATCGCGCCCTGCCCACAGATACTCTGCAGGGCGATTGCGGCGGCTTGGTCGAACACCGAGACGGGGTCGTCACCGAGTAGGTCGCCATCGAACCGGTCGCCGACGCTGTCGATGGTGGCGCCACTGAACAGCTCAGGTGTCCACCGCTCTTCGTTGACCAGGTGATTCACCAAGGTACGCACGTCCCACCCCGGCAGACCGGAGGGCGCGTTCCACCGGTCACCGACGAGGTGGACCCGGTCGGCGAACGCAGCACTACACCGGGAATAGATCTCAGGAATATCCATCACAACAGTATCCGCCATGTTTGAGTGATCGCTGCATCGTCGTCCTTCAGAACGGTCGAATTACGCGCACAGTGGGCCCGCCGTGGGGATCCTGGATCCGTATGAGCCGCTCCCTCCCCGTGACCAACCCGGTTTCTGAATCGCAGTCTCAGCGTGGGGTAAGTGTGCATACCGTGTTCTGCGGAGGTGGTGTCAGGGTGATCAGGTAGTCGGCGGCGAGTCGGTCGACGCACGGGTCTCCCTGCAAGGAAGCGCCATGTTGGTTACCGTTAACGGTGATCAGGCTGCCACCGAGCTGGCGAGCCAGGTTCACCCCTGCCTGGTACGGGGTGGCCGGATCGCCGGTGGTGGATACCACGACGACCGGAGGGAGTCCCTCGATCTGCGGCAGGTGCGGCACACTGGTCGGCGGTACTGGCCAGAACGCGCACACGTCCCGGGCACCGGTCGGTGCTCTCCCTGTTGACTGGAACGGTGCCACTTGATCGACGCGACGCGCTAACTCCAGTGCTTGAGCAGGATCGGTAACCCGAGGCCGGTTCATGCACTCGATCGCTTGAAGGGCCTCCATAGTGTCAGCGTAGCGGCCCTGTTGGTCGCGCTGATATTCGGAGTCGGCAAGACGCATCAGCGTATCTCCGTGGCCGGTCACGACTTCGGAGATACCCTGCTGCAGCTCTGACCACATCCGGGAGTGGTATAGCGCCGAGGTGACAGCAGCCTGCCCATCGGAAAAACCCAACGTCCGACCATTCTTGGTCGGAACTGCTCTGTCGAGCAGCGGCTGCATGATCGCCTGGAACCTGCGAGTCGTCTGCGTGGGATCGGTGCCCAGTGGGCAGTCCGGTCGGGTAGTGCAGTCTTTGGCGAAGTTATCGAAGGCAAGCTGGAACCCAGCGTTCTGCTTTACCGTGAAATCTAAGGTGGTCTGGGTCGGATCGATCGCTCCGTCGAGCAGCAGCGCACGAACATTCTGCGGAAACGTCTCGGCGTAGGCAACACCGAGCTCGGTGCCGTAGGAGAACCCGACGTAGGTCAACTTCTGATCGCCGACAACGGCACGCAGGATGTCCATATCCCTAGTGACGTCACGGGTGCCGATGTTGGCCAGTACCTCAACGCCAGTACGTTCGGTACAGCGAGCCGCGTACTGCTTACTGGCCTCCTCAGCCTCCGCTAGACCTCGGTCCGAGGAGGAGGTCTGCATGCGGGTTTCCTCATTTTCCCTGTCAGTCAGACAGTCGATCTTCGGCTTGCTCGCCCCGGTACCGCGCGGGTCGAACCCGACCAGATCGAAACGATCACCCAACCCGATATCTGTCCAAGTTGACGCAACTTCCGCCATGAAGGATGTACCGGGTGCGCCGGGGCCACCTGGGTCAGTGAACAACGTGCCGATCTTGTCCCCAGCGGCCTTCTTCCGCAACAACGCGATTTCCATCGTGCCGCTGTCGGGTCTGAAATAGTTGAGTGGGACTGTGACCCGGGTGCAGTCGAACTGCGGATCAGCAAAAGAGCGACGGTCCTTCGCCACCTGCGTGTAGGAGACACACGGACCCCAGGTCAGTTGCTGATCATAAAACCGTGTCAGATCCGGAACAGCCTGCAGCAAAGGAGCCGAGCTAGCCCCGGTGCCCGGACCCGAGCACGCCGCGACGAGAACGGCCACCACACCGAGCGCCCCAAGAGCCCCCGGACGAACCCTCTTCAGACGAGGGAAGCAAAGAACCATGGCGCGAAGCATCGTACGCAAGATGGATCACGAGCAAACAGAATCCCCACGACGGGTGACTGCACCGGCCCAGCCCCCGACCTCGGGGCCGGTTGGGACGGTCAGCAACAGCGCGCCATCAGTCCGGTCGCGACGGCGAGCGCGCTGGTCACGAGCTGGCCGACGACGGCGGTCGCCGGACGGACGAGGTGGCCGGCCCGAGGGTCCACCCGGACAGTGAGGGTGTCGGCCTCCAGCGCGCCGACGACCCGGTCGACCCGGCGCGGGAGCCAGCGCAACGTCAGCAGCAGCAGGACGGCCTCGGCGGTCAACCGTCGCCGGAGGTCGTCCGAGGTCGGTGCCAGTAGTCAGCCGGTTCGTGGCGCACCGACGGGCCTCCGTGACCTTCCCGCCCGCCGCTCACGCCATCAAGCTCGTCCGTCGGCGCCGACCGCTGGGCAGCCGGAAGTGGACCACCGTGACCGTCTACGCGATCACCAGCCTGACCGCGTCCCAGGCCGACCCAGCCCTTACTGGACCGGCTCGGCCCGCGGTTCACCACCGACACCGTCGCTCGGCTCCGTCGCCTGGCCTGCCCGCTCGCCCCTGGCGCGCTCACCCTCGCGGTGGCCACCGACAACAACGCGCCATGGCTGGCGTGGCTCACCCACAACTGGACCGACCCGCACGGTCGCCACGTCCGCGCCTACACCGGGACCCTGCGCGTCCCGCCACAAGCCCGCCCGATGCAGCGGGCACTGCTCCTCGACCACGCCAGCCGTCGCGATCCGCCACCGAACCTGTTCGTCGGACGCGACAACGCCGCCATGACCGGGCGGCGCCTCGCACACCGCATCGGCACCGCGGCCGACCTCGCCGGGCTCCCCCGTTCTGAGGCCGCCCACCCCACGAGCCTGTGCTATACGGCCGAGACGTTCGCGACGACGTTCACCGGCGCCATCCGCCTCCGCCCGATCGCTTGATCCACACGCGTGCCATCTAACCGTCGTCCCGTGCCACTTATCCGTCGTTCACCAGTGCCACTTCCGCGACGCTCCACAGCCACGCCGCTCGCGCCGCCAGCTCCCACGCATGCTGCCTATGCATCCACTGTTCGGTTGACACCGGAGGGCGTCGAGAAGTCAGGCCGGACGCGGCGACCGGGCTGGTCGACGTGCTCGTCGGGGTGTGGACAGCTCTGGTCAGTCCCGCAGGTCCGGGCGGGTGAATTCGGTCGTCTCGTCCTGCGAGCGCTCAGACGCGTCGAACAGGTCGGCGTCCGCGTCCGGCCGCGGTGACGACGACTCCGGCCCGGCGGTACTGTTCCCGAACCAGTCCGCGGGGCCGGTCTCGCCGGCCCGGCGCCGGTAGACGGTCGGCGCACGGTTCTCCGGGTCGCCGTGGTCCGGGGCGGGCTCGCTGCCGCCGATACCGACGTAGACGTCGAACCGGTTGCCGCGCAGCCACAGCGCCCAGGCGGTACCGCTAAGAGCGGCCAGCAGCACCACGCCGGGCAGGACCCAGCGGGCCGCCGACGACGGATCGGTCCCGAGCACCGCGTCGAAGTTCCCGACGAGCACGGTGAGGACCGTGGCCAGCAGCAGGGCGGCCACGGCCGGTGCGATCAGCCGCGCCCAGACCGACTCGGGTGCGGTTCGGTTCTTGCGGAAGAAGCTGATCACCGCGATTGACGTCCCGGTCATCAGCAGCACAACGGCCACCGCGGACAGTCCGGAGAACCAGCCGAACAGTGACAGCATCGGGTCAGCCGCGGCGATCGTGAACCCGACCACGACGACCATCGCGAGCAGCGACTGGGTGATCGACCCGGCGATCGGGCCGCCGGAGTGGGCGCCGACGGTGGACAGCAGGCCCAGGAGCACCCGCTCGCGGCCGAGCACGAACAGGTAGCGGGCGACGCTGTTGTGGAAGCTCAGCAGCGCGGCGAACACGCTGGTCAGCAGGAGCAGGGCGGCGATGTCGTCGGTCAGCGGGCCAAAGGCCTCGGCGAGCGGGCCGAGCAGCAGGCCGGGGCCCTCCGCGGCCGCTCGGGCCTGCAGGTCTGACGAGCCGGTCGCAGCGACCATCGCCCAGGCGGACAGCGCGTAGAACACGCCGGTGAAGGTGACGGCGACGAAGGTCGCGCGGGCCACGGTGCGACGCGGGTCGCGAGCCTCCTCCGAGTAGATCGCGCCGGACTCGAAGCCGGTGAACGACGCGACCGTGAACGCGATGACTGCGCCGATCCCGCCGGCGAGCAGCGTGGGGGGCTGCAGCGGGTCGGTGGTGACCGCCCCGTCGGCGGGCCGGGTGAACCCGACAACGTCGAACGCGACGACGACCAGCACCTCGATGATCAGCAGGACGGCCAGCACCCGGGCGTTCAGATCGACGCGCAGCAGGCCGAGCCAGCCGACGGCGACCATCGCGAACAGCGCCCAGGACCACCAGGGCAGCCGGAGCCCGGCGACCTCGGCGACGAAGTTCGACATCGCGGAGCCGAACAGGCCGTAGAGCGCGATCTGGATTGCATTGTAGCCGACGAGTGCGACGAACGATCCGGCCACTCCGGCGGGGCGGCCGAGTCCGCGGGCGAGGTAGGCGTAGAAAGCACCCGCATTCGCCACGTGCCGGCTCATCGCCGCGTACCCGACCGTGAACAGCACGAGCACGGCGGCGACGCCGAGGAACGCCAGCGGGACGCCCTGGTTACCGCTGACTGCGTACGCGGTGGTCACGCCGCCCGCCAGTACGGTGAGTGGAGCCGATGCGGCGACGGCAAAGAACACCAGGTGCACCACGCCGAGACGGCGCCGACCTAGCCCGGCCACCTGCCGATCGGCACTCGTGAACGGAGACATGCGCACTCCAGGCTTCGCTTCGAGGAGAATGATTGCCGGGACAAGATGCTAACGTCCGACGATAGTCGGACCGGAATCGGCGAGCCGCCGAGCACGTAATGTGCGCGAGTACTACGGAGCGTCAGCAGTTTCGTTCGGGGGGATCACCACGTGGAGCACGGTGCGCTCGCGACCGGTCTGTACCTGATCGCGTTCGACGAGCCGTCCGGACGGTCCGGTCTGGCACTTGACCTGCTCGCCTGTGGGCTGGTCGGCGCGCAGCTGGCCGACCTGGTGATCGCGGGGTCGCTGACCGTCGACCCCCAGCAGCGGGTAGTCGCGACCGGGACGGGTCCGGCGGAGCGCGCCAGCGGCGAGGCCGCGAACCTGGTCATGGACAGCGTCGCCCAGGAGCCGCGGTGCCACCCGGTTCGGGCTTGGGTCGACGTGCTTGGCGACCCGCTGCTGGAGGCCGTCGAGAACGACGTCCTGCGCCGCGGTGTGCTGGCCCGGACCGAGGACCGGGGCCTGTTTGGGAGGCGCAAGGTCCGACTGACCGTCTCCGTCGGCTCCGCCGCGCACGGTCCGGCACTCGCGCTGCGCGGCATGCTGGCGAACCCGGGATTGTTCACCCTGTCGGGCGCCGTCACCCTGGTGCTGATCTCCGCGCTCGGTGTGGAACGGGTGTTGGAGCCGCATGTCGACCGCGCGGTCGCCCGCGACCTCGCCCAGGGCGCGGCCGGGCACCTGCCGGAACCGATCTCGCGGCTGCGGGCCGGACTGGCCGAGGCGGCGGCCGCGGTGAGCACCGTGGTCCGCCGGTAGCGGGCGCGGTTCCCGCTGGCGAACCGGCGGGAAAGCAGGTGCGATCAGTGGCCCGGCGGCACGTCCAGTGTCGGGTTCCGGTCGAAGAAGCCGGACGGCGCGAGGCAGAACCCGCAGGCCGCCGTCGGCATCACGGGCCAGTCCTCCGGCCAGGGGAAGTGCGTGATAACGAGGGTGTGCCATAGTGCCAGCTCGGCCCCGTCGACGTCGCGGTCCTCGGCCACCCAGGATGGGATGCCCGCTCTCCCGGCGTGCTGGTTTACGAACTCCTCGGCCCGGGTGGTGCTGTGCCGGGTCGTAGGCGGTGACCCAGAGGTGCTTCGTCGCGAACGCGGCCCGCCCGGTGGCCGACGCCGAGTCGTCGGCCAGCAGCGTCGGCCCGTCCTCCGGCTCCAGCACGTACGCGGTCGGCTCGCCGAACCAGTCGACGCCGCGACGACGAGATTCGCCAGACCCGGCCGTCCTTCATGGACCCGAGCCGACCGGCGTCG
The Pseudonocardia sp. EC080619-01 DNA segment above includes these coding regions:
- a CDS encoding TIGR03086 family metal-binding protein codes for the protein MDIPEIYSRCSAAFADRVHLVGDRWNAPSGLPGWDVRTLVNHLVNEERWTPELFSGATIDSVGDRFDGDLLGDDPVSVFDQAAAIALQSICGQGAMERTVHLSFGDRPGSEYALQLSADHLVHAWDLARALGTDDALDPDIVEILLPWYTYETEELYHRIKVIGPRAETPPGAGAETELLARFGREQ
- a CDS encoding alpha/beta hydrolase, coding for MAKDRRSFADPQFDCTRVTVPLNYFRPDSGTMEIALLRKKAAGDKIGTLFTDPGGPGAPGTSFMAEVASTWTDIGLGDRFDLVGFDPRGTGASKPKIDCLTDRENEETRMQTSSSDRGLAEAEEASKQYAARCTERTGVEVLANIGTRDVTRDMDILRAVVGDQKLTYVGFSYGTELGVAYAETFPQNVRALLLDGAIDPTQTTLDFTVKQNAGFQLAFDNFAKDCTTRPDCPLGTDPTQTTRRFQAIMQPLLDRAVPTKNGRTLGFSDGQAAVTSALYHSRMWSELQQGISEVVTGHGDTLMRLADSEYQRDQQGRYADTMEALQAIECMNRPRVTDPAQALELARRVDQVAPFQSTGRAPTGARDVCAFWPVPPTSVPHLPQIEGLPPVVVVSTTGDPATPYQAGVNLARQLGGSLITVNGNQHGASLQGDPCVDRLAADYLITLTPPPQNTVCTLTPR
- a CDS encoding APC family permease: MSPFTSADRQVAGLGRRRLGVVHLVFFAVAASAPLTVLAGGVTTAYAVSGNQGVPLAFLGVAAVLVLFTVGYAAMSRHVANAGAFYAYLARGLGRPAGVAGSFVALVGYNAIQIALYGLFGSAMSNFVAEVAGLRLPWWSWALFAMVAVGWLGLLRVDLNARVLAVLLIIEVLVVVAFDVVGFTRPADGAVTTDPLQPPTLLAGGIGAVIAFTVASFTGFESGAIYSEEARDPRRTVARATFVAVTFTGVFYALSAWAMVAATGSSDLQARAAAEGPGLLLGPLAEAFGPLTDDIAALLLLTSVFAALLSFHNSVARYLFVLGRERVLLGLLSTVGAHSGGPIAGSITQSLLAMVVVVGFTIAAADPMLSLFGWFSGLSAVAVVLLMTGTSIAVISFFRKNRTAPESVWARLIAPAVAALLLATVLTVLVGNFDAVLGTDPSSAARWVLPGVVLLAALSGTAWALWLRGNRFDVYVGIGGSEPAPDHGDPENRAPTVYRRRAGETGPADWFGNSTAGPESSSPRPDADADLFDASERSQDETTEFTRPDLRD
- a CDS encoding GPP34 family phosphoprotein → MEHGALATGLYLIAFDEPSGRSGLALDLLACGLVGAQLADLVIAGSLTVDPQQRVVATGTGPAERASGEAANLVMDSVAQEPRCHPVRAWVDVLGDPLLEAVENDVLRRGVLARTEDRGLFGRRKVRLTVSVGSAAHGPALALRGMLANPGLFTLSGAVTLVLISALGVERVLEPHVDRAVARDLAQGAAGHLPEPISRLRAGLAEAAAAVSTVVRR